Part of the Pan paniscus chromosome 3, NHGRI_mPanPan1-v2.0_pri, whole genome shotgun sequence genome is shown below.
CCACAATGTGGATGTGGCGCAGCGGGAAGAAGCGCAGCCAGTTCTGCATGTGCACGTGGTAGAGGCTGCGGTTGAGGGCCTTGTAGTCCACATTGAGCCTGCCGTCGCGCACCAGGAACTCCTCGATGGACGGGTAGGGCTTGCGCTTCTGCATGTGGTTGTAGAACACTTGGGTGTAGTCAGATAGCACGCGCTCCGACGGGTCTCGCAGGATGAGCAGCAGCCGGATGGACGGGTTCATGCTGTAGACTCGCTCAGGCACTTTGGGCGACGTGAAATACGCGGGGGTCTTCTCCACTGTGAGCTGGTGTGGCCAGGAGAAGGGCATCTGGCTGAGGTACCAGCCCAAGCCGTGGCTGTAATGCTCCTCCCAGTCGAAGAAGTGGACCTCGTTCTCCGCGGCCGCCACGTCGGGGTGCAGGCTGAGCATCTCCAGCAGTGCGCGCGTGCCGCCCTTGCGCACGCCGATGATGATGGTCTGCGGCAACTGCTGGGCAGAGCCGTTTGGGGCCACGCCATCGCGGACGTCATCCTGGAGGGTCCCCGCTTTCCGCAGAAGCTCCTGCTGGCCTAGCTCGGCGGGGCGGGAAGGCACTAGCTGGGGCTGGGCCACCAGCAGCACCGCGCCCAGGAGCAGCGCGGCCATGCTGGACACCACGGTGGCTTCACTGGGCCGCGCGCCGCTGGGTCATGAAGTGCCACAGCAGGGAAGCCTCCTAGTCAGTGGCACATGGGCGTTTCAGGCCTTCA
Proteins encoded:
- the HS3ST1 gene encoding heparan sulfate glucosamine 3-O-sulfotransferase 1, with product MAALLLGAVLLVAQPQLVPSRPAELGQQELLRKAGTLQDDVRDGVAPNGSAQQLPQTIIIGVRKGGTRALLEMLSLHPDVAAAENEVHFFDWEEHYSHGLGWYLSQMPFSWPHQLTVEKTPAYFTSPKVPERVYSMNPSIRLLLILRDPSERVLSDYTQVFYNHMQKRKPYPSIEEFLVRDGRLNVDYKALNRSLYHVHMQNWLRFFPLRHIHIVDGDRLIRDPFPEIQKVERFLKLSPQINASNFYFNKTKGFYCLRDSGRDRCLHESKGRAHPQVDPKLLNKLHEYFHEPNKKFFELVGRTFDWH